One window from the genome of Diospyros lotus cultivar Yz01 chromosome 11, ASM1463336v1, whole genome shotgun sequence encodes:
- the LOC127812657 gene encoding salutaridine reductase-like: MASLIPVFSNPSMEEANATSSEAQRYAVVTGGNKGIGLEICRQLASEGVVVVLTARDERKGARAVEDFKASGLSNVVPHQLDVNDAASIASLARFLHTEFGKLDILVNNAAESGLLMDEEAFKAYTLAGGVVNDENAELVNRFSVQTYDKATDCLKTNYYGTKAVSEALLPLLELSESPRIVNVSSCFGLLRLIGNERVRAELEDVDSLSEDTIDRILQMFLGDFKEDKLQANGWPTTASAYRMSKVALNAYTRVLARRFDRFRVNCVHPGFVKTDLSHNTGNLTAEEGARGPVMLALLPDDGPSGLYFDEMHASSFQ; this comes from the exons ATGGCATCTCTAATCCCTGTGTTTTCCAATCCAAGCATGGAAGAAGCCAACGCCACCAGTTCAGAGGCTCAAAG GTATGCTGTAGTTACTGGGGGCAACAAGGGGATTGGGCTGGAGATATGCCGGCAGCTAGCGTCGGAAGGGGTCGTCGTCGTGTTGACGGCAAGAGATGAGAGGAAGGGTGCCAGAGCTGTCGAAGATTTTAAGGCTTCTGGGCTGTCGAATGTGGTTCCCCATCAGCTCGATGTCAATGATGCAGCTAGCATCGCCTCCCTAGCACGATTCCTGCACACCGAGTTTGGAAAACTCGATATCTTA GTCAATAACGCAGCCGAAAGTGGACTTCTTATGGACGAGGAAGCATTCAAAGCCTATACTCTTGCGGGTGGCGTT GTGAACGATGAGAATGCCGAATTGGTGAACAGATTCTCGGTGCAGACATATGACAAGGCAACAGATTGTCTTAAAACCAATTACTATGGAACAAAAGCAGTGAGTGAAGCTCTACTTCCTCTCCTCGAACTCTCCGAATCACCCAGAATAGTCAATGTCTCCTCGTGTTTCGGACTGTTGAGG CTCATCGGGAACGAGAGGGTTCGAGCAGAGCTCGAAGATGTCGACAGCCTAAGTGAAGACACCATAGACAGGATCCTGCAGATGTTTCTCGGGGACTTTAAGGAAGACAAGCTGCAGGCCAACGGTTGGCCGACCACAGCATCGGCCTACAGGATGTCTAAAGTCGCCCTGAACGCGTATACGAGGGTCCTGGCGAGGAGATTCGATCGTTTTCGGGTTAACTGTGTCCATCCCGGCTTTGTCAAGACTGATTTGTCGCACAACACGGGGAATCTGACGGCGGAAGAAGGCGCGAGAGGTCCGGTGATGCTGGCGTTGTTGCCTGATGATGGGCCTTCTGGCCTCTACTTCGACGAGATGCATGCATCTTCCTTCCAATGA
- the LOC127812655 gene encoding uncharacterized protein LOC127812655 isoform X1, with the protein MVAGNTPDWLPDGWTQKVKVTNGGRKVKFYIDPLTGCKFYSKLKVSDYLRTIKRNSCTSQQKKMDVDSVCLNMRELNGLNSPLKLGESQKVKTLKLTNSTSTWEQVGSSNQSEKKGVVERVNPDGLPPGWIKELRVQKKDNKTRKDPYYTDAVSGYVFFSHKDVLRYLETGDLNSCATKPRKRDELGFLNEETSVPSTTMKQKLGHHATRRELFSGTENSVASSSKTMDAEGLLKRQTTSVSADVMTAATPTAETSKGKSSLDNVVECAETRVSNDPSSLLPSAEGSKRKLGAENGSLFVPSTDIIGGENGEDNGLDNNRETDSRKSKNKKARIFPCRTSKRLAGLKPEMVGNLAFSEQALRTADKTSGQNEGKPSLGTLDNVAHTSPQQFQSVSKTQIADRGLRDAEAQSIDLSDRSKKSLEDQVVPDDQPARHETVKKDEENIKSQHLYPFGDSWSDPCLEFAYKTLTGAITVEDDHAIRGHFQQQEDSSNVQEGSRRKQGKRVCAGNGTFSSPLAQILREENLEEIGLEKNSSRKPLADSGKSKNKKELKLPCRSSKRLAGHKPEMVANWGLSEHAIRAAVRNSGENDAKPSQGALDNIAHSSPQQCLTIPERQIADDALIGTEAKLDGEMSNRSKKRLEDQVVMDNPLVRQETENKDGENIESQSCYPFGVSWSDPCLEFAFKTLTGEINIEDDPMFQGHFHQQVNSSHSQGDTCLGVTEVGLPIDLNNDISSLPIAKDSKREQDKRVPAENGVVSTPSTEIIQMENLGKNILEENINRNAQTGSSKPKNKKFLQLPSRSSKRLAGIQPEMAMNWDLREQALRAAARGSGRSEMGPSAEALDDVARRTSQQCQTGSETATADHTLRSTEAPSDVELANKNKRSLEDQAAPEALGSVANSASHRFLSPDYAFRGTEAPSNVRLTNRRAMSLEDQASPEAIDITVQPKQFQSVFKADIADNALRLKEAPSNVELKSIGRLLEGQAALGSLDNVVHSIPLQFHPVLQTGDHACTEAPSNIKVTNRSEKPLEDRAVQELAQSVRQEAEKKDKENQESKVLYPFGDIWSDPCLDFAFKTLTGAIPFEDNLQFQSYFQHGDSSHSQDEDCSAAPSFSIPNFFQTDTSSNSSAPGKPVPAPWSSIDPMFLPPGNAILPGCSGTIPQQPNLDGSQGHHHRKNS; encoded by the exons ATGGTCGCCGGAAACACGCCGGACTGGCTTCCCGATGGCTGGACTCAGAAGGTCAAAGTCACGAACGGCGGCCGCAAAGTGAAG TTTTATATTGATCCGCTGACTGGGTGCAAATTCTACTCAAAGCTGAAGGTTTCTGATTATCTTAGAACCATAAAGCGGAATAGCTGCACATCCCAACAGAAGAAAATGGATGTTGACTCTGTTTGT CTTAACATGCGTGAATTAAATGGATTGAACAGCCCTCTGAAGCTAGGGGAGTCTCAGAAGGTGAAAACTCTGAAGCTTACAAATTCTACATCAACATGGGAGCAAGTGGGATCTAGCAATCAGTCTGAGAAAAAG GGTGTGGTCGAGAGGGTTAACCCTGACGGGCTACCTCCTGgatggataaaagaacttagaGTTCAGAAGAAGGACAATAAAACCAGAAAAGACCCG TACTACACGGATGCTGTAAGTGGATATGTATTTTTCTCCCATAAAGACGTTTTGCGCTATCTGGAAACTGGAGACTTAAACAGCTGTGCCACCAAACCAAGGAAGAGGGATGAACTGGGATTTTTAAATGAAGAGACTTCT GTACCATCTACAACTATGAAGCAGAAGTTAGGGCACCATGCAACCAGAAGAGAACTTTTCTCAG GTACAGAAAATAGCGTTGCAAGCAGCTCAAAAACAATGGATGCTGAGGGGTTACTGAAAAGGCAAACTACAAGTGTGTCTGCTGATGTAATGACCGCTGCAACTCCTACTGCTGAGACTTCTAAAGGGAAAAGTTCACTTGATAATGTAGTTGAGTGTGCTGAGACAAGGGTTAGTAATGATCCTAGCAGCTTATTGCCAAGTGCTGAAGGCTCTAAAAGGAAACTGGGCGCTGAAAATGGATCTCTTTTTGTTCCCTCTACTGATATCATAGGAGGGGAGAATGGTGAAGATAATGGCTTGGACAATAATAGAGAGACAGACTCTAGGAAATCAAAGAATAAGAAGGCACGCATATTTCCTTGTAGGACTTCCAAACGGCTTGCTGGGCTGAAACCTGAGATGGTGGGCAACTTGGCGTTTAGTGAGCAAGCTCTAAGAACTGCAGATAAAACATCTGGTCAAAACGAAGGAAAACCATCTCTGGGGACACTTGACAATGTAGCGCATACCAGTCCTCAGCAATTTCAGTCTGTTTCAAAGACACAGATTGCAGATCGTGGTTTAAGAGATGCAGAGGCTCAATCAATTGATCTGTCGGACAGAAGCAAGAAATCTTTGGAGGACCAAGTTGTTCCAGATGACCAACCTGCAAGGCATGAAACTGTGAAGAAAGATGAGGAAAATATCAAATCTCAACACCTTTATCCTTTTGGGGATTCTTGGTCAGATCCATGCCTAGAATTTGCATATAAGACTCTTACAGGGGCAATAACTGTTGAGGATGATCATGCTATCCGAGGTCACTTCCAGCAACAGGAAGACTCGTCTAATGTTCAGGAAGGCTCTAGGAGGAAACAAGGTAAGAGAGTTTGTGCTGGAAATGGAACTTTTTCAAGCCCCTTAGCTCAGATCTTACGAGAGGAGAATCTGGAAGAGATTGGCTTGGAAAAGAATAGCAGCCGAAAACCTCTAGCCGACTCTGGCAAATCCAAGAATAAGAAAGAACTTAAATTGCCTTGTAGGTCTTCAAAACGGCTTGCGGGGCACAAACCTGAGATGGTGGCCAACTGGGGGCTAAGTGAGCATGCTATTAGAGCTGCAGTTAGGAACTCGGGTGAAAATGATGCCAAACCAAGCCAAGGGGCCCTTGATAATATAGCTCATAGCTCCCCGCAGCAGTGTCTGACTATTCCAGAGAGACAGATTGCAGACGATGCTTTGATAGGCACAGAAGCTAAATTAGATGGGGAGATGTCAAACAGAAGCAAGAAGCGTTTGGAAGACCAAGTTGTTATGGATAATCCACTGGTGAGGCAGGAAACTGAGAACAAGGATGGGGAAAATATAGAATCGCAGTCCTGCTATCCCTTTGGGGTTTCTTGGTCAGATCCATGTCTAGAATTTGCATTTAAGACTTTGACGGGGGAAATAAATATCGAGGATGATCCTATGTTTCAAGGTCACTTCCACCAACAAGTAAACTCCTCTCATTCTCAGGGTGATACTTGCTTAGGAGTAACAGAAGTTGGCTTGCCCATTGATCTCAATAATGATATTTCATCACTGCCAATAGCCAAGGACTCCAAGAGGGAACAAGACAAGAGAGTCCCAGCTGAAAATGGGGTTGTTTCCACTCCCTCAACTGAGATAATCCAAATGGAGAATCTGGGAAAAAATATCTTGGAAGAAAATATCAATAGAAATGCTCAGACTGGCTCGAGCAAACCCAAGAACAAAAAATTCCTTCAGTTGCCTTCCAGGTCTTCAAAACGACTTGCAGGGATCCAACCAGAGATGGCAATGAACTGGGACTTACGTGAGCAAGCTCTTAGAGCTGCTGCTAGAGGGTCTGGTCGAAGTGAAATGGGACCATCTGCGGAAGCTCTTGATGATGTGGCAAGGAGAACCTCTCAGCAGTGTCAGACTGGTTCAGAGACGGCTACTGCAGATCACACATTGAGAAGCACAGAAGCTCCATCTGATGTTGAGCTGGCAAACAAAAACAAGAGATCTTTGGAGGACCAAGCTGCTCCGGAAGCCCTTGGTAGTGTGGCCAATAGTGCCTCTCACCGATTTCTGTCTCCAGATTATGCTTTCAGAGGCACAGAAGCACCATCAAATGTTCGGCTGACAAACAGAAGGGCAATGTCTCTGGAGGACCAAGCTTCCCCGGAAGCCATTGATATTACGGTCCAACCTAAGCAATTTCAGAGTGTTTTCAAGGCGGATATTGCAGATAATGCTCTGAGATTGAAGGAAGCTCCTTCAAATGTTGAGCTGAAAAGCATCGGCAGGCTTTTGGAGGGCCAAGCTGCCTTGGGATCCCTTGATAATGTGGTTCACAGCATCCCTCTGCAATTTCATCCCGTTCTACAGACGGGTGATCACGCTTGCACAGAAGCTCCATCAAATATTAAGGTGACAAACAGAAGCGAGAAGCCTTTGGAGGACCGAGCTGTTCAAGAACTAGCCCAATCAGTAAGGCAGGAAGCTGAGAAGAAAGATaaggaaaatcaagaatccAAAGTCCTCTATCCATTTGGGGATATTTGGTCCGATCCATGCCTAGATTTTGCATTTAAAACTTTGACAGGAGCAATACCTTTCGAGGATAATCTCCAGTTTCAGAGTTACTTCCAACACGGGGACTCTTCACATTCTCAAGATGAAGATTGCTCTGCAGCACCAAGTTTCAGCATACCCAACTTCTTTCAAACGGATACTTCGTCAAATTCTTCTGCGCCAGGGAAGCCTGTTCCCGCGCCATGGTCATCGATAGATCCTATGTTCCTACCTCCTGGAAATGCCATCTTACCAGGTTGTAGTGGTACTATACCTCAACAGCCTAACTTGGATGGAAGCCAAGGACATCACCATAGAAAGAATTCATGA
- the LOC127812655 gene encoding uncharacterized protein LOC127812655 isoform X2, whose product MDVDSVCLNMRELNGLNSPLKLGESQKVKTLKLTNSTSTWEQVGSSNQSEKKGVVERVNPDGLPPGWIKELRVQKKDNKTRKDPYYTDAVSGYVFFSHKDVLRYLETGDLNSCATKPRKRDELGFLNEETSVPSTTMKQKLGHHATRRELFSGTENSVASSSKTMDAEGLLKRQTTSVSADVMTAATPTAETSKGKSSLDNVVECAETRVSNDPSSLLPSAEGSKRKLGAENGSLFVPSTDIIGGENGEDNGLDNNRETDSRKSKNKKARIFPCRTSKRLAGLKPEMVGNLAFSEQALRTADKTSGQNEGKPSLGTLDNVAHTSPQQFQSVSKTQIADRGLRDAEAQSIDLSDRSKKSLEDQVVPDDQPARHETVKKDEENIKSQHLYPFGDSWSDPCLEFAYKTLTGAITVEDDHAIRGHFQQQEDSSNVQEGSRRKQGKRVCAGNGTFSSPLAQILREENLEEIGLEKNSSRKPLADSGKSKNKKELKLPCRSSKRLAGHKPEMVANWGLSEHAIRAAVRNSGENDAKPSQGALDNIAHSSPQQCLTIPERQIADDALIGTEAKLDGEMSNRSKKRLEDQVVMDNPLVRQETENKDGENIESQSCYPFGVSWSDPCLEFAFKTLTGEINIEDDPMFQGHFHQQVNSSHSQGDTCLGVTEVGLPIDLNNDISSLPIAKDSKREQDKRVPAENGVVSTPSTEIIQMENLGKNILEENINRNAQTGSSKPKNKKFLQLPSRSSKRLAGIQPEMAMNWDLREQALRAAARGSGRSEMGPSAEALDDVARRTSQQCQTGSETATADHTLRSTEAPSDVELANKNKRSLEDQAAPEALGSVANSASHRFLSPDYAFRGTEAPSNVRLTNRRAMSLEDQASPEAIDITVQPKQFQSVFKADIADNALRLKEAPSNVELKSIGRLLEGQAALGSLDNVVHSIPLQFHPVLQTGDHACTEAPSNIKVTNRSEKPLEDRAVQELAQSVRQEAEKKDKENQESKVLYPFGDIWSDPCLDFAFKTLTGAIPFEDNLQFQSYFQHGDSSHSQDEDCSAAPSFSIPNFFQTDTSSNSSAPGKPVPAPWSSIDPMFLPPGNAILPGCSGTIPQQPNLDGSQGHHHRKNS is encoded by the exons ATGGATGTTGACTCTGTTTGT CTTAACATGCGTGAATTAAATGGATTGAACAGCCCTCTGAAGCTAGGGGAGTCTCAGAAGGTGAAAACTCTGAAGCTTACAAATTCTACATCAACATGGGAGCAAGTGGGATCTAGCAATCAGTCTGAGAAAAAG GGTGTGGTCGAGAGGGTTAACCCTGACGGGCTACCTCCTGgatggataaaagaacttagaGTTCAGAAGAAGGACAATAAAACCAGAAAAGACCCG TACTACACGGATGCTGTAAGTGGATATGTATTTTTCTCCCATAAAGACGTTTTGCGCTATCTGGAAACTGGAGACTTAAACAGCTGTGCCACCAAACCAAGGAAGAGGGATGAACTGGGATTTTTAAATGAAGAGACTTCT GTACCATCTACAACTATGAAGCAGAAGTTAGGGCACCATGCAACCAGAAGAGAACTTTTCTCAG GTACAGAAAATAGCGTTGCAAGCAGCTCAAAAACAATGGATGCTGAGGGGTTACTGAAAAGGCAAACTACAAGTGTGTCTGCTGATGTAATGACCGCTGCAACTCCTACTGCTGAGACTTCTAAAGGGAAAAGTTCACTTGATAATGTAGTTGAGTGTGCTGAGACAAGGGTTAGTAATGATCCTAGCAGCTTATTGCCAAGTGCTGAAGGCTCTAAAAGGAAACTGGGCGCTGAAAATGGATCTCTTTTTGTTCCCTCTACTGATATCATAGGAGGGGAGAATGGTGAAGATAATGGCTTGGACAATAATAGAGAGACAGACTCTAGGAAATCAAAGAATAAGAAGGCACGCATATTTCCTTGTAGGACTTCCAAACGGCTTGCTGGGCTGAAACCTGAGATGGTGGGCAACTTGGCGTTTAGTGAGCAAGCTCTAAGAACTGCAGATAAAACATCTGGTCAAAACGAAGGAAAACCATCTCTGGGGACACTTGACAATGTAGCGCATACCAGTCCTCAGCAATTTCAGTCTGTTTCAAAGACACAGATTGCAGATCGTGGTTTAAGAGATGCAGAGGCTCAATCAATTGATCTGTCGGACAGAAGCAAGAAATCTTTGGAGGACCAAGTTGTTCCAGATGACCAACCTGCAAGGCATGAAACTGTGAAGAAAGATGAGGAAAATATCAAATCTCAACACCTTTATCCTTTTGGGGATTCTTGGTCAGATCCATGCCTAGAATTTGCATATAAGACTCTTACAGGGGCAATAACTGTTGAGGATGATCATGCTATCCGAGGTCACTTCCAGCAACAGGAAGACTCGTCTAATGTTCAGGAAGGCTCTAGGAGGAAACAAGGTAAGAGAGTTTGTGCTGGAAATGGAACTTTTTCAAGCCCCTTAGCTCAGATCTTACGAGAGGAGAATCTGGAAGAGATTGGCTTGGAAAAGAATAGCAGCCGAAAACCTCTAGCCGACTCTGGCAAATCCAAGAATAAGAAAGAACTTAAATTGCCTTGTAGGTCTTCAAAACGGCTTGCGGGGCACAAACCTGAGATGGTGGCCAACTGGGGGCTAAGTGAGCATGCTATTAGAGCTGCAGTTAGGAACTCGGGTGAAAATGATGCCAAACCAAGCCAAGGGGCCCTTGATAATATAGCTCATAGCTCCCCGCAGCAGTGTCTGACTATTCCAGAGAGACAGATTGCAGACGATGCTTTGATAGGCACAGAAGCTAAATTAGATGGGGAGATGTCAAACAGAAGCAAGAAGCGTTTGGAAGACCAAGTTGTTATGGATAATCCACTGGTGAGGCAGGAAACTGAGAACAAGGATGGGGAAAATATAGAATCGCAGTCCTGCTATCCCTTTGGGGTTTCTTGGTCAGATCCATGTCTAGAATTTGCATTTAAGACTTTGACGGGGGAAATAAATATCGAGGATGATCCTATGTTTCAAGGTCACTTCCACCAACAAGTAAACTCCTCTCATTCTCAGGGTGATACTTGCTTAGGAGTAACAGAAGTTGGCTTGCCCATTGATCTCAATAATGATATTTCATCACTGCCAATAGCCAAGGACTCCAAGAGGGAACAAGACAAGAGAGTCCCAGCTGAAAATGGGGTTGTTTCCACTCCCTCAACTGAGATAATCCAAATGGAGAATCTGGGAAAAAATATCTTGGAAGAAAATATCAATAGAAATGCTCAGACTGGCTCGAGCAAACCCAAGAACAAAAAATTCCTTCAGTTGCCTTCCAGGTCTTCAAAACGACTTGCAGGGATCCAACCAGAGATGGCAATGAACTGGGACTTACGTGAGCAAGCTCTTAGAGCTGCTGCTAGAGGGTCTGGTCGAAGTGAAATGGGACCATCTGCGGAAGCTCTTGATGATGTGGCAAGGAGAACCTCTCAGCAGTGTCAGACTGGTTCAGAGACGGCTACTGCAGATCACACATTGAGAAGCACAGAAGCTCCATCTGATGTTGAGCTGGCAAACAAAAACAAGAGATCTTTGGAGGACCAAGCTGCTCCGGAAGCCCTTGGTAGTGTGGCCAATAGTGCCTCTCACCGATTTCTGTCTCCAGATTATGCTTTCAGAGGCACAGAAGCACCATCAAATGTTCGGCTGACAAACAGAAGGGCAATGTCTCTGGAGGACCAAGCTTCCCCGGAAGCCATTGATATTACGGTCCAACCTAAGCAATTTCAGAGTGTTTTCAAGGCGGATATTGCAGATAATGCTCTGAGATTGAAGGAAGCTCCTTCAAATGTTGAGCTGAAAAGCATCGGCAGGCTTTTGGAGGGCCAAGCTGCCTTGGGATCCCTTGATAATGTGGTTCACAGCATCCCTCTGCAATTTCATCCCGTTCTACAGACGGGTGATCACGCTTGCACAGAAGCTCCATCAAATATTAAGGTGACAAACAGAAGCGAGAAGCCTTTGGAGGACCGAGCTGTTCAAGAACTAGCCCAATCAGTAAGGCAGGAAGCTGAGAAGAAAGATaaggaaaatcaagaatccAAAGTCCTCTATCCATTTGGGGATATTTGGTCCGATCCATGCCTAGATTTTGCATTTAAAACTTTGACAGGAGCAATACCTTTCGAGGATAATCTCCAGTTTCAGAGTTACTTCCAACACGGGGACTCTTCACATTCTCAAGATGAAGATTGCTCTGCAGCACCAAGTTTCAGCATACCCAACTTCTTTCAAACGGATACTTCGTCAAATTCTTCTGCGCCAGGGAAGCCTGTTCCCGCGCCATGGTCATCGATAGATCCTATGTTCCTACCTCCTGGAAATGCCATCTTACCAGGTTGTAGTGGTACTATACCTCAACAGCCTAACTTGGATGGAAGCCAAGGACATCACCATAGAAAGAATTCATGA